From Microplitis mediator isolate UGA2020A chromosome 11, iyMicMedi2.1, whole genome shotgun sequence, one genomic window encodes:
- the LOC130677278 gene encoding arginine--tRNA ligase, cytoplasmic codes for MSSVSLDKFNERASIAEKEIEYLKNEIEQLKLAVQTRVPEQTLGASELLQENAKLKHRIAVMKRYVESLREKESDKNNTMGENHKMPSISVQLEELFLQAIKKSYPDIPDPPVVISASGNPKFGDYQCNSAMSLSKQLGASGVKVNPFDVANNIISNTSPSPLIEKLEVARPGFINIYLSRDYSRSILSNVVKSRRVFPPEVKKLRVVVDFSSPNIAKEMHVGHLRSTIIGESICRLLEYLGHDVLRLNHVGDWGTQFGMLIAHLQDKFPDYVTSSPPIADLQSFYKESKKRFDEDPEFKKRAYACVVKLQAGDPDITKAWQLICDVSRKEFDKLYRRLDATIIERGESFYHKMMEEVVKDLEERNLLEDDEGRKIMWGEKPNTGIPLTIVKSDGGFTYDTSDMACLKHRLHVENGDWLIYVTDAGQAVHFQMLFSCGRRAGILTPDRKVTHVTFGVVLGEDKKKFKTRSGDTIKLLDLLDEGLKRALDKLQEKGRDKELSAEELKAAQESVAYGCIKYADLSHNRNHEYIFSFDKMLEDKGNTAVYLLYQLTRIRSIARAANVTEEQIKQAVDSTPISLEHEKEWKLAKVLIKFPDVLLKITKDLFLHPLCEFCYEISTAFSEFYDNCYCVEKNKNGEIVKVNMNRILLCEATAIVLEQCFFILGLKPVAKM; via the exons ATGTCATCAGTCAGcttagataaatttaatgaacgTGCAAGTATTgcg GAAAAAGAGAtagagtatttaaaaaatgaaatcgaGCAACTGAAACTCGCTGTCCAGACCCGAGTTCCTGAGCAAACTCTCGGTGCCAGCGAACTGCTTCAAGAGAATGCTAAACTGAAGCACCGGATTGCGGTTATGAAACGA tacGTTGAATCGTTACGTGAAAAAGAGTCGGATAAAAATAACACCATGGGAGAGAACCACAAAATGCCCAGTATCAGTGTCCAGCTGGAGGAATTATTTCTACAAGCGATCAAAAAGTCATATCCGGATATTCCTGATCCACCGGTTGTTATCTCGGCATCTGGTAACCCCAAGTTTGGAGATTACCAATGTAACAGTGCCATGTCACTGTCTAAACAGCTTGGAGCAtcag GAGTAAAAGTAAATCCGTTTGACGTTGCCAATAATATCATCTCCAACACCAGTCCATCGCCTTTGATTGAAAAACTAGAAGTTGCAAGACCTggtttcataaatatttatcttagTCGGGACTACAGTCGCTCGATCTTGAGCAATGTCGTTAAGTCGCGTCGTGTCTTCCCGCCGGAGGTTAAAAAACTACGAGTTGTTGTTGACTTTTCGAGTCCCAACATCGCTAAGGAGATGCACGTGGGCCATCTGCGGTCGACAATCATCGGCGAGAGCATATGCCGTCTTCTGGAGTACCTGGGACACGATGTGCTGAGACTGAATCACGTGGGAGACTGGGGTACGCAGTTCGGAATGCTGATAGCGCATTTGCAGGACAAGTTTCCTGACTACGTGACTTCCTCGCCCCCGATAGCGGACCTTCAGAGCTTCTACAAAGAGTCAAAGAAACGTTTTGATGAAGATCCGGAGTTTAAGAAACGTGCCTACGCATGTGTAGTTAAATTACAAGCTGGTGATCCAGATATTACTAAAGCCTGGCAATTGATTTGCGATGTGTCGCGTAAAGAGTTTGACAAATTATACCGTCGTCTTGACGCTACGATAATTGAACGTGGGGAATCCTTTTACCACAAGATGATGGAGGAAGTGGTGAAAGATTTGGAAGAGAGAAATCTGCTAGAAGACGACGAGGGACGTAAAATCATGTGGGGCGAAAAACCAAATACTGGAATTCCACTGACGATTGTTAAGTCTGACGGAGGTTTTACTTATGACACTTCGGACATGGCGTGTTTGAAACACCGTCTTCATGTAGAGAATGGCGACTGGTTGATTTATGTTACTGATGCTGGTCAAGCTGTCCACTTCCAGATGCTGTTTAGCTGCGGAAGACGCGCCGGCATACTCACACCAGACAGAAAAGTGACTCACGTGACTTTCGGAGTGGTCTTGGGTGAGGataaaaagaaattcaaaacTCGTTCTGGTGACACTATCAAGCTGCTAGACTTGCTGGACGAAGGGCTCAAGAGAGCGCTAGACAAACTTCAGGAAAAGGGCCGAGACAAGGAGCTGAGCGCAGAAGAGCTGAAGGCTGCTCAGGAATCAGTCGCCTACGGCTGCATCAAGTACGCGGACCTGTCACATAATCGTAACCACGAGTACATTTTCTCATTTGATAAAATGCTTGAGGACAAAGGTAACACTGCGGTCTATCTGCTCTATCAGCTGACGAGGATACGGTCCATCGCCCGGGCTGCAAACGTCACGGAGGAGCAAATAAAACAGGCGGTAGACTCGACCCCGATCTCACTAGAGCACGAAAAAGAATGGAAGTTAGCAAAGGTCTTGATTAAATTCCCAGATGTTTTACTGAAAATCACCAAGGATTTGTTCCTCCATCCACTTTGCGAGTTTTGCTATGAAATATCTACCGCCTTCAGTGAGTTCTATGACAATTGTTACTGCgtcgagaaaaataaaaacgggGAAATTGTTAAAGTTAATATGAACCGAATCTTGTTATGCGAAGCCACGGCTATTGTTTTGGAACAGTGTTTCTTTATTTTAGGATTGAAGCCTGTTGCCAAAATGTAA
- the LOC130677279 gene encoding phosphorylase b kinase gamma catalytic chain, skeletal muscle/heart isoform isoform X2 — protein sequence MAKDEGDDLLPDKDAAKGFYAKYEPKEILGRGISSTVRRCIEKETGIEYAAKIIDISNETHDGVEGHSMKDATMQEVFILRQVAGHPYIIELHDVFESSTFIFLIFELCKNGELFDYLTSVVTLSEKKTRYIMRQVFEAVLHIHTQGIVHRDLKPENILLDDNLNVKVTDFGFARMLKPGDKLFDLCGTPGYLAPEVLKCNMFENTDGYGSEVDVWACGVIMFTLLVGCPPFWNRKQMVMLRNIMEGKYSFTSPEWADITDTPKDLIRKLLVVDPNKRATIREALDHPFFHTVELKAKSFDARKRFQLAILCVRAVVRIKRLHTTPEPLSTLVARDDPYRIKVLRKVIDGCAFRVYGHWVKKGEGQNRAALFENTAKTELKHLYVSNLSR from the exons atggccaAAGACGAAGGCGATGATTTATTGCCCGATAAAGATGCAGCTAAAGGATTTTATGCCAAGTACGAGCCCAAGGAAATTCTTGGAag aggaaTATCATCAACAGTAAGAAGATGCATTGAAAAAGAAACGGGAATAGAGTATGCGgctaaaataattgatattagcAATGAAACTCATGATGGTGTTGAAGGTCATTCGATGAAAGATGCGACAATGCaagaagtttttattttaagacaaGTTGCAGGACATCCTTATATAA TTGAACTACACGACGTATTTGAATCAAGTACATTTATATTtctaatatttgaattatgcAAAAATGGAGAGTTATTTGATTACTTGACATCTGTCGTGACGttgtctgaaaaaaaaacccggTACATTATGCGGCAGGTATTCGAAGCCGTATTACATATTCACACTCAGGGTATCGTTCACCGGGACTTGAAAcctgaaaatattttgctcGACGACAATTTAAATGTCAAAGTCACGGACTTTGGGTTCGCAAGAATGTTGAAGCCtggtgataaattatttg ATTTGTGTGGAACCCCCGGATACTTGGCGCCGGAAGTATTAAAATGCAACATGTTTGAAAACACTGATGGTTACGGATCCGAAGTCgatgt aTGGGCATGTGGTGTAATAATGTTTACATTATTGGTAGGATGCCCGCCGTTTTGGAACCGCAAACAAATGGTTATGCTGAGAAATATAATGGAAGGTAAATATTCATTCACTTCTCCAGAGTGGGCGGATATTACCGACACTCCCAAAGATttgataagaaaattattggTCGTCGATCCTAATAAACGGGCGACAATAAGAGAAGCTCTTGATCATCCATTTTTTCATACTGTG GAGTTGAAAGCTAAATCGTTCGACGCACGGAAACGATTTCAATTAGCTATTCTTTGTGTACGTGCCGTTGTACGTATCAAGAGATTACACACAACTCCAGAGCCATTGTCTACTTTAGTCGCTCGTGATGATCCATACAGAATTAAAGTTCTGCGTaag GTAATAGACGGCTGTGCCTTCAGAGTCTACGGTCACTGGGTAAAAAAAGGAGAAGGACAAAATCGTGCTGCACTTTTTGAAAACACAGCAAAGACCGAGCTCAAGCATCTATACGTCAGTAATTTAAGTAGATAG
- the LOC130677279 gene encoding phosphorylase b kinase gamma catalytic chain, skeletal muscle/heart isoform isoform X1 — MAKDEGDDLLPDKDAAKGFYAKYEPKEILGRGISSTVRRCIEKETGIEYAAKIIDISNETHDGVEGHSMKDATMQEVFILRQVAGHPYIIELHDVFESSTFIFLIFELCKNGELFDYLTSVVTLSEKKTRYIMRQVFEAVLHIHTQGIVHRDLKPENILLDDNLNVKVTDFGFARMLKPGDKLFDLCGTPGYLAPEVLKCNMFENTDGYGSEVDVWACGVIMFTLLVGCPPFWNRKQMVMLRNIMEGKYSFTSPEWADITDTPKDLIRKLLVVDPNKRATIREALDHPFFHTVLWDQDIAPLKRSLSSNSRRLSRISQLALELKAKSFDARKRFQLAILCVRAVVRIKRLHTTPEPLSTLVARDDPYRIKVLRKVIDGCAFRVYGHWVKKGEGQNRAALFENTAKTELKHLYVSNLSR; from the exons atggccaAAGACGAAGGCGATGATTTATTGCCCGATAAAGATGCAGCTAAAGGATTTTATGCCAAGTACGAGCCCAAGGAAATTCTTGGAag aggaaTATCATCAACAGTAAGAAGATGCATTGAAAAAGAAACGGGAATAGAGTATGCGgctaaaataattgatattagcAATGAAACTCATGATGGTGTTGAAGGTCATTCGATGAAAGATGCGACAATGCaagaagtttttattttaagacaaGTTGCAGGACATCCTTATATAA TTGAACTACACGACGTATTTGAATCAAGTACATTTATATTtctaatatttgaattatgcAAAAATGGAGAGTTATTTGATTACTTGACATCTGTCGTGACGttgtctgaaaaaaaaacccggTACATTATGCGGCAGGTATTCGAAGCCGTATTACATATTCACACTCAGGGTATCGTTCACCGGGACTTGAAAcctgaaaatattttgctcGACGACAATTTAAATGTCAAAGTCACGGACTTTGGGTTCGCAAGAATGTTGAAGCCtggtgataaattatttg ATTTGTGTGGAACCCCCGGATACTTGGCGCCGGAAGTATTAAAATGCAACATGTTTGAAAACACTGATGGTTACGGATCCGAAGTCgatgt aTGGGCATGTGGTGTAATAATGTTTACATTATTGGTAGGATGCCCGCCGTTTTGGAACCGCAAACAAATGGTTATGCTGAGAAATATAATGGAAGGTAAATATTCATTCACTTCTCCAGAGTGGGCGGATATTACCGACACTCCCAAAGATttgataagaaaattattggTCGTCGATCCTAATAAACGGGCGACAATAAGAGAAGCTCTTGATCATCCATTTTTTCATACTGTG TTATGGGACCAAGACATTGCACCTCTCAAGCGTTCTCTATCTTCTAATTCGCGACGTCTTAGTAGGATTTCTCAGTTAGCtttg GAGTTGAAAGCTAAATCGTTCGACGCACGGAAACGATTTCAATTAGCTATTCTTTGTGTACGTGCCGTTGTACGTATCAAGAGATTACACACAACTCCAGAGCCATTGTCTACTTTAGTCGCTCGTGATGATCCATACAGAATTAAAGTTCTGCGTaag GTAATAGACGGCTGTGCCTTCAGAGTCTACGGTCACTGGGTAAAAAAAGGAGAAGGACAAAATCGTGCTGCACTTTTTGAAAACACAGCAAAGACCGAGCTCAAGCATCTATACGTCAGTAATTTAAGTAGATAG